From the Leptospira sp. WS60.C2 genome, one window contains:
- a CDS encoding BrnA antitoxin family protein codes for MKSIKKKIPKFKSIDEEIEFWDKNEATDYFNFENSGKVKFPNLKPSTKMISLRLPESLLERLKTLANKNDVPYQSLIKILLSEKVSEEFKKVS; via the coding sequence ATGAAATCTATCAAAAAGAAAATTCCTAAATTTAAATCCATTGATGAAGAAATTGAGTTTTGGGATAAAAATGAAGCTACTGATTATTTTAATTTTGAAAATTCAGGGAAAGTAAAATTTCCAAATCTTAAACCTTCTACTAAAATGATTTCTCTGCGATTACCTGAGTCACTACTTGAAAGACTTAAAACATTAGCCAATAAAAATGACGTACCTTATCAGTCTCTAATCAAGATATTACTTTCAGAAAAAGTGAGTGAAGAATTCAAGAAAGTCAGCTAA
- a CDS encoding BrnT family toxin: MKLPDFSLIEGFDWDQGNIHKNWLKHKVKVGEIEEIFFNEPILIAYDENHSEKETRFAALGISNDSRRLFAVFTIRNNKIRIISTRDMSKKEKKIYEIYQKENS; the protein is encoded by the coding sequence ATGAAGCTGCCCGACTTCTCGTTAATAGAAGGTTTTGATTGGGATCAGGGAAATATTCATAAAAATTGGCTTAAGCATAAAGTAAAGGTCGGGGAGATTGAGGAAATTTTCTTTAATGAGCCTATCCTGATTGCTTACGATGAAAATCATTCAGAAAAAGAAACGAGATTTGCTGCCTTAGGAATTTCCAATGATTCAAGGAGACTGTTTGCTGTATTCACCATTCGAAATAATAAAATTAGAATTATTTCTACTAGAGATATGAGTAAAAAGGAAAAAAAGATTTATGAAATCTATCAAAAAGAAAATTCCTAA